One Prunus dulcis chromosome 8, ALMONDv2, whole genome shotgun sequence DNA window includes the following coding sequences:
- the LOC117637249 gene encoding probable U3 small nucleolar RNA-associated protein 11, which yields MSSLRNAISRRAHKERAQPESRKKFGLLEKHKDYVERAKAYHKKEETLRRLKEKAAFRNPDEFYFKMIKTRTVGGVHKLESQANKYTPEELLLMKTQDIGYILQKVQSEKKKIEKLTATLHSLDNRPSSRHVYFAEDREEAKEIQSRSKSGTMPASEDIPDHIKRKTTASYRELEARRNRVNELEKIYTDMAMQKELQKKGRKRKLREDEIVCPTSKPVFKWRAERKR from the exons ATGTCGTCCCTAAGGAATGCTATTAGCAGGCGGGCTCACAAGGAACGAGCTCAACC GGAATCGAGGAAAAAATTTGGGCTTCTTGAAAAGCACAAGGACTATGTTGAGCGTGCAAAAGCATATCACAAGAAGGAGGAGACTTTACGG AGACTGAAGGAGAAAGCGGCCTTTAGAAACCCAGATGAGTTCTACTTCAAGATGATCAAGACTCGAACTGTTGGTGGAGTCCATAAATTAGA GAGTCAGGCAAACAAGTACACTCCAGAAGAGCTCTTACTTATGAAGACCCAAGATATTGGATACATACTTCAGAAAGTTCAGAGTGAGAAAAAG aaaattgaaaagttgaCTGCGACACTCCACTCTCTTGATAATCGGCCTTCAAGTAGACATGTTTACTTTGCTGAAGACAG GGAGGAGGctaaagaaattcaatcacgtTCAAAAAGTGGAACTATGCCTGCTTCTGAGGACATTCCTGATCATATAAAAAG GAAAACAACTGCTTCCTACAGAGAGCTAGAAGCAAGGAGGAATAGAGTCAATGAGTTGGAGAAAATCTATACGGATATGGCAATGCAGAAGGAATTACAG AAAAAGGGTAGAAAACGCAAACTACGGGAAGATGAGATTGTCTGCCCAACATCCAAACCTGTCTTCAAGTGGCGGGCTGAGCGTAAGCGCTGA
- the LOC117638040 gene encoding 60S ribosomal protein L10-like, translating to MGRRPARCYRQIKNKPYPKSRFCRGVPDPKIRIYDVGMKKKGVDEFPFCIHLVSWEKENVSSEALEAARIACNKYMTKFAGKDTFHLRVRVHPFHVLRINKMLSCAGADRLQTGMRGAFGKPLGTCARVAIGQVLLSVRCKDSNKNHAHEALRRSKFKFPGRQKIIESRKWGFTKFSRADYVRLKAENRIVPDGVNAKLLGCHGSLALRRPGGAFIDAAVN from the exons ATGGGACGAAGACCAGCCAGGTGCTACCGCCAGATCAAGAACAAACCCTACCCGAAATCGCGTTTTTGCCGTGGTGTTCCGGATCCGAAGATCCGAATCTACGATGTGGgcatgaagaagaagggcGTGGATGAGTTTCCTTTCTGCATCCACCTCGTTTCTTGGGAGAAAGAAAACGTTTCGAGCGAAGCCCTCGAGGCCGCCCGTATTGCCTGCAACAAGTACATGACTAAGTTCGCCGGAAAGGACACGTTTCATTTGCGAGTTAGGGTTCATCCTTTCCATGTTCTCAGGATCAACAAGATGCTTTCTTGCGCCGGAGCCGATAGGCTTCAGACTGGTATGCGAGGTGCTTTTGGGAAGCCCCTGGGTACTTGTGCTAGGGTTGCTATTGGTCAGGTGCTTCTCTCCGTTCGCTGCAAAGACAGCAACAAGAACCACGCTCATGAGGCTCTGCGCCGCTCCAAGTTCAAGTTCCCTGGGCGTCAAAAGATCATTGAGAGCAGGAAATg GGGCTTTACCAAGTTCAGCAGAGCTGACTATGTCAGGTTGAAGGCAGAGAATCGTATTGTTCCTGATGGTGTCAATGCCAAG CTTTTGGGATGCCATGGATCTTTGGCGTTGCGCCGTCCTGGAGGAGCATTCATAGACGCTGCTGTGAACTGA
- the LOC117638038 gene encoding plastid division protein PDV2 yields the protein MEEEGIGLVLARATELRLKISNCIHKANDPPPKRENGIQADGEAGDEDREEEEEDDEAHKLFNICDALESLENQLSSLQALQQQQRYEREVALSEMESSRKMLLNKLKEYKGNDLEVIHEASAFAGETVEHNNDLLLPPYPSRSPHTFCLENGYLPPTHKSLRNGIINSDPTNEEKKKLSETDRDEVKTGSKNSRGLGFVLSTAAKTVLTIVGVASVLSLSGFGPRFVRSNTTFKISGLSQQPPSKEKRSTIECPPGRVLVVEDGKARCVVKERVEVPFSSAVARPDVNYGCG from the exons atggAAGAAGAAGGTATAGGGTTGGTTTTGGCAAGAGCTACAGAGCTGAGGTTGAAGATCAGCAACTGCATCCACAAAGCTAATGACCCACCACCCAAAAGGGAAAATGGAATCCAAGCTGATGGTGAAGCAGGAGATGAagacagagaagaagaagaagaagatgatgaggcGCATAAGCTTTTCAACATTTGCGATGCCCTTGAATCCCTTGAGAACCAGCTCTCTTCCTTACAG GCTTTGCAACAGCAGCAAAGGTATGAAAGGGAAGTTGCCCTTTCTGAGATGGAAAGCAGCCGAAAGATGCTACTCAACAAGCTTAAGGAGTACAAAGGGAATGATTTGGAAGTGATACATGAAGCTTCTGCTTTTGCTGGTGAAACAGTAGAGCACAACAACGATCTCTTGCTTCCTCCATATCCAAGCCGGTCTCCACACACTTTTTGCCTAGAAAATGGCTATTTGCCACCTACACACAAGTCTCTACGAAATGGGATAATCAATAGTGATCcaacaaatgaagaaaagaagaaattgagcGAGACAGACAGAGATGAGGTGAAAACTGGATCCAAAAACTCAAGAGGGTTGGGATTTGTCCTAAGCACAGCGGCCAAGACCGTGCTTACTATTGTTGGCGTGGCATCTGTGTTAAGCTTGTCTGGTTTTGGTCCTAGATTTGTGAGAAGTAATACCACTTTCAAAATATCAGGCCTCTCTCAGCAACCACCGAGTAAAGAAAAGAGATCGACAATTGAATGCCCCCCGGGGAGAGTCCTTGTTGTGGAAGACGGGAAAGCTCGATGCGTTGTGAAAGAGAGAGTCGAAGTTCCCTTCTCGTCAGCTGTTGCAAGACCAGATGTAAACTATGGTTGCGGTTAA
- the LOC117638039 gene encoding uncharacterized protein LOC117638039 isoform X1, whose protein sequence is MKIVVGPIKRRSTAAAMTKFDEIPHPSHPEHKLEQRWTRKLFKCNGCNEPGIGSHYTCPQSSCSFDLHMYCAIPLGLFHHPFQRGCSFQLLQSPPENTRSCNACGEKGTGFVYHCKGCKSNLHPCCAKLPMKLEAGDVNLYLYEKVKKPCQECGYKGKGWSYRSVDKKCYLHVACAKKLIAEKWLHGSGHGDDLQTTIPNLNNMIQKYHQPKGKLKRFAEIVRLVLQTVISTLLGDPTALIAGTVKLLLTDD, encoded by the exons ATGAAAATCGTGGTTGGCCCAATAAA ACGTAGATCGACAGCAGCCGCCATGACGAAATTCGATGAGATACCGCACCCGAGCCACCCAGAACACAAGCTGGAGCAGAGATGGACAAGGAAGCTGTTCAAGTGCAACGGGTGCAATGAGCCAGGCATAGGTTCACACTACACGTGTCCCCAATCCTCATGCAGCTTTGATCTGCACATGTACTGTGCCATTCCCTTGGGCCTTTTCCACCACCCCTTCCAACGCGGTTGCAGCTTCCAACTCCTCCAAAGCCCACCGGAGAACACTCGCAGCTGCAATGCATGCGGGGAGAAAGGAACGGGGTTCGTGTACCATTGCAAAGGCTGCAAGTCCAACCTCCACCCCTGCTGTGCTAAGCTGCCCATGAAGCTCGAGGCTGGAGATGTCAACCTCTATTTGTatgaaaaagtgaaaaaaccGTGCCAAGAATGTGGATATAAAGGGAAGGGCTGGAGTTATAGGTCCGTGGACAAGAAATGTTATCTGCATGTGGCATGTGCGAAGAAATTGATAGCAGAAAAATGGCTACATGGCTCGGGACATGGTGATGATTTGCAGACCACAATTCCAAACCTCAACAACATGATTCAAAAGTACCATCAACCTAAAGGGAAGCTGAAGAGGTTCGCTGAGATTGTCCGGTTGGTTTTGCAGACGGTGATATCAACTCTGCTAGGTGATCCAACGGCTTTGATTGCTGGAACTGTCAAGTTGCTATTGACAGATGATTGA
- the LOC117638042 gene encoding non-symbiotic hemoglobin — MEGKVFTEEQETLVAKSWGVMKKNSAELGLKFFLKIFEIAPSAQKLFSFLKDSDIPLEKNPKLKPHAISVFVMTCESAVQLRKSGKVTVRESTLKRLGGVHFKSGVVDEHYEVTKFALLETIKEAVPEMWSPEMKNAWGEAYDQLVAAIKAEMKPSP, encoded by the exons atGGAAGGGAAAGTTTTCACAGAAGAGCAGGAAACATTGGTGGCCAAGTCATGGGGTGTGATGAAGAAGAATTCTGCTGAATTGGGTCTTAAATTCTTCCTGAA GATATTTGAAATTGCACCATCAGCTCAGAAGCTGTTCTCTTTCTTGAAGGACTCTGATATTCCTCTGGAGAAGAACCCAAAGCTCAAGCCCCATGCTATTTCTGTCTTTGTTATG ACTTGTGAATCAGCCGTTCAACTCCGGAAATCAGGCAAAGTCACAGTGAGAGAATCAACCTTGAAAAGATTAGGTGGAGTACACTTCAAATCTGGAGTGGTCGATGAACATTATGAg GTCACTAAGTTCGCATTGTTAGAAACCATAAAAGAAGCAGTGCCAGAAATGTGGTCACCAGAGATGAAAAATGCATGGGGAGAAGCTTATGATCAGTTGGTTGCTGCTATAAAAGCAGAAATGAAGCCCTCCCCTTGA
- the LOC117638039 gene encoding uncharacterized protein LOC117638039 isoform X2, with the protein MTKFDEIPHPSHPEHKLEQRWTRKLFKCNGCNEPGIGSHYTCPQSSCSFDLHMYCAIPLGLFHHPFQRGCSFQLLQSPPENTRSCNACGEKGTGFVYHCKGCKSNLHPCCAKLPMKLEAGDVNLYLYEKVKKPCQECGYKGKGWSYRSVDKKCYLHVACAKKLIAEKWLHGSGHGDDLQTTIPNLNNMIQKYHQPKGKLKRFAEIVRLVLQTVISTLLGDPTALIAGTVKLLLTDD; encoded by the coding sequence ATGACGAAATTCGATGAGATACCGCACCCGAGCCACCCAGAACACAAGCTGGAGCAGAGATGGACAAGGAAGCTGTTCAAGTGCAACGGGTGCAATGAGCCAGGCATAGGTTCACACTACACGTGTCCCCAATCCTCATGCAGCTTTGATCTGCACATGTACTGTGCCATTCCCTTGGGCCTTTTCCACCACCCCTTCCAACGCGGTTGCAGCTTCCAACTCCTCCAAAGCCCACCGGAGAACACTCGCAGCTGCAATGCATGCGGGGAGAAAGGAACGGGGTTCGTGTACCATTGCAAAGGCTGCAAGTCCAACCTCCACCCCTGCTGTGCTAAGCTGCCCATGAAGCTCGAGGCTGGAGATGTCAACCTCTATTTGTatgaaaaagtgaaaaaaccGTGCCAAGAATGTGGATATAAAGGGAAGGGCTGGAGTTATAGGTCCGTGGACAAGAAATGTTATCTGCATGTGGCATGTGCGAAGAAATTGATAGCAGAAAAATGGCTACATGGCTCGGGACATGGTGATGATTTGCAGACCACAATTCCAAACCTCAACAACATGATTCAAAAGTACCATCAACCTAAAGGGAAGCTGAAGAGGTTCGCTGAGATTGTCCGGTTGGTTTTGCAGACGGTGATATCAACTCTGCTAGGTGATCCAACGGCTTTGATTGCTGGAACTGTCAAGTTGCTATTGACAGATGATTGA